The Luteimonas sp. YGD11-2 genome has a window encoding:
- the pgaA gene encoding poly-beta-1,6 N-acetyl-D-glucosamine export porin PgaA, with amino-acid sequence MRCPCVVRPGRLALLLFALSLPAGAQVLPSSDPATGRHSGAGVFAAIDDLRRQGRHAEALLLIERRLAHSPDDDAYRLRVLTLADLGSSRLAAAGLAQRPTLFADHERERIEGNAVARRLGWAEVLPENPQDRLAEARAALAELRTLQREAPRQTRWESTRLRVDALTALNQLHRHEEVAAGYRELLADDIEVPAYILATVGDSLLALRRPDEALPVLEQAVAHDPGNVNATILLGYAWLELERFDRALPVFATLAASQPAWPRRDGAIAGYENWDRYSADVAHALAHSHANDHAGAEDMLQSLVAIGPHNASLQAAFGAVQARRLRPAAALQRYRMAATLDPYDRDALAGQVGSLVALERIDEAADALQALHAIHPDDPRSARIARDLDRHRGAQLSLSSASGRSSPLGGRTAQSPFGSRDASHALELRSPLLAGRWRVGVVGQQREADFDDIRTRYRGAGVGGWYRHDRLGAAATVWRIDDDDAPGPTAWSFAADWRLGDAWRIGGSMAHRDADASLQARRAGITADSLRLSADWTPDDTLAIGAHASRLRYDDGNTRDRIGVDASTRLHTRPHLLVDALASVHVSRGSHGEDAAYFNPSRDASIQLGLRLDHITWRRYGSAFRQRLELHAGPYWQQRHGSQWIPAVGYRHVWRREGGTFEYGVTWSRPVYDGVREQRVALDAGLRWGDAR; translated from the coding sequence ATGCGATGTCCCTGCGTTGTTCGTCCTGGCCGTCTTGCCCTCCTGCTGTTCGCCCTGTCGCTGCCCGCCGGCGCGCAGGTGCTTCCATCCAGTGATCCCGCCACGGGCCGCCACTCCGGGGCCGGTGTTTTCGCGGCCATCGACGACCTGCGCAGGCAAGGCCGGCATGCTGAGGCCCTGCTGCTGATCGAGCGCCGGCTCGCGCACAGCCCGGACGACGACGCGTACCGCCTGCGCGTGCTGACGCTGGCCGATCTCGGCAGTTCGCGCCTGGCCGCGGCCGGGCTTGCGCAACGCCCCACCCTGTTCGCCGACCACGAGCGTGAGCGCATCGAGGGCAACGCGGTGGCGCGGCGCCTCGGCTGGGCCGAAGTGCTGCCGGAGAACCCGCAGGACCGGCTCGCCGAAGCCCGCGCCGCGCTGGCGGAACTGCGCACGCTGCAGCGCGAGGCGCCGCGGCAGACCCGTTGGGAATCCACACGGCTGCGGGTGGATGCACTGACCGCGCTCAACCAGTTGCACAGGCACGAGGAGGTCGCCGCCGGTTACCGCGAGCTGCTGGCCGACGACATCGAGGTGCCGGCCTACATCCTGGCCACCGTCGGCGATTCGCTGCTGGCGTTGCGGCGCCCCGACGAGGCGCTACCGGTGCTGGAGCAGGCGGTCGCCCACGACCCGGGCAACGTCAACGCGACGATCCTGCTCGGCTATGCATGGCTCGAGCTCGAACGCTTCGATCGCGCGCTGCCGGTGTTCGCCACGTTGGCCGCGTCGCAACCGGCGTGGCCGCGGCGCGATGGCGCCATTGCCGGCTACGAGAACTGGGACCGCTACAGCGCCGATGTCGCCCACGCGCTGGCCCATTCCCACGCCAACGATCACGCCGGGGCCGAAGACATGCTGCAGTCACTGGTGGCCATCGGCCCGCACAACGCATCGCTGCAGGCGGCCTTCGGCGCCGTGCAGGCGCGACGGCTGCGGCCCGCCGCGGCGCTGCAACGCTACCGGATGGCGGCCACGCTGGATCCATACGATCGCGATGCCCTCGCTGGCCAGGTCGGCAGTCTGGTCGCGCTGGAGCGCATCGACGAGGCCGCGGATGCACTGCAGGCGTTGCACGCGATCCATCCGGACGATCCGCGCAGCGCACGTATCGCCCGCGATCTCGATCGCCATCGCGGTGCGCAGCTGTCGCTGTCGTCGGCGTCAGGTCGCAGCAGCCCGCTCGGCGGACGCACGGCGCAATCGCCTTTCGGCAGCCGCGATGCCAGCCACGCACTGGAGCTGCGCTCGCCGCTGCTGGCCGGGCGCTGGCGCGTGGGCGTCGTCGGCCAGCAACGTGAGGCCGACTTCGACGACATCCGCACGCGCTATCGCGGCGCCGGCGTGGGCGGCTGGTACCGGCACGACCGCCTCGGTGCCGCGGCCACCGTCTGGCGTATCGACGACGATGACGCGCCCGGTCCCACCGCGTGGTCGTTCGCCGCAGACTGGCGCCTCGGCGATGCCTGGCGGATCGGCGGCTCCATGGCCCACCGCGATGCGGATGCCTCGCTGCAGGCGCGCCGGGCCGGCATCACCGCCGACAGCCTGCGCCTGAGCGCCGACTGGACACCGGACGACACCCTCGCCATCGGCGCGCATGCATCGCGCCTGCGTTACGACGACGGCAACACGCGCGACCGGATCGGCGTGGATGCATCCACCCGCCTGCATACGCGCCCGCACCTGCTGGTCGATGCACTGGCCTCGGTCCATGTCAGCCGCGGCTCGCACGGCGAGGACGCCGCGTACTTCAACCCGTCGCGCGACGCCTCGATACAGCTGGGCCTGCGCCTGGACCACATCACCTGGCGGCGCTACGGCAGCGCGTTCCGGCAGAGGCTGGAACTGCACGCCGGCCCGTACTGGCAGCAGAGGCATGGCAGTCAATGGATACCCGCCGTCGGTTACCGCCATGTGTGGCGACGCGAAGGCGGCACGTTCGAATATGGCGTGACCTGGTCACGCCCGGTCTACGACGGCGTGCGTGAGCAGCGCGTCGCGCTCGACGCCGGCCTGCGCTGGGGAGATGCCCGATGA
- the pgaB gene encoding poly-beta-1,6-N-acetyl-D-glucosamine N-deacetylase PgaB, with translation MSRALVLMLALLAWACWPHAARADLLVLSYHDIRDDVAPKGDPDAYAVSTANFARHLDWLHGNGYRPVSVQAVLDARAGRGALPERAVLLTFDDGLRSAYTHAFPLLRAYGFPALVAPVTGWMDLAEGEAVPYGPRDFTREDFLTWTQLREMQDSGLVEIGSHSHDLHRGVTGNPFGNQMPAAVTRLWNADTGYESDADWHARIHADLATSSALIERHTGRAPRVMVWPYAAYNRAATDIAHALGMTLSFDLEGRSQQGDLGQQGEREAGQDSLDSLARLLMHRNPDVRDFAGELRRDLSRDGLRAIQVDLDYVHDEDPVQMARNLDALVQRIHEIRPSHVFLQAFADPDGDGAADALYFPNRHLPVRADLFSRVAWQLRTRAGVRVFAWLPVLGYELADPALQRELRIAAHDPAEIPRLDPADPRALAIVEDIYADLARHAHFDGLLFHDDAYLRDDEVPHYGDGVPARRTAGLVDFTLALKASAERWRPKLVTVRNLFARPVLEPESEAWFAQRLDAFLEAYDFTALMAMPQLENAEDPERWMQALVAAVATTPGGLERALFELQTIDWRSQRPIAPDVLRSQVRALLAAGVRHLGYYPDDFISDHPPLPAAREAMSAREFPYVEH, from the coding sequence ATGAGCCGCGCACTGGTGCTGATGCTGGCGCTGCTGGCGTGGGCGTGCTGGCCACATGCGGCCCGTGCCGACCTGCTGGTGCTGAGCTATCACGACATCCGCGACGATGTCGCGCCGAAGGGTGATCCCGATGCCTACGCGGTGTCGACGGCCAACTTCGCCCGGCACCTGGACTGGCTGCATGGCAATGGCTACCGCCCGGTCAGCGTGCAGGCGGTGCTGGATGCGCGCGCCGGCCGCGGCGCGCTGCCCGAACGCGCGGTGCTGCTGACCTTCGACGATGGCCTGCGCAGCGCCTACACCCACGCATTCCCGCTGCTGCGCGCATACGGTTTCCCCGCGCTGGTGGCACCGGTGACAGGCTGGATGGACCTGGCCGAGGGCGAAGCGGTGCCCTATGGCCCGCGCGACTTCACCCGCGAGGACTTCCTGACCTGGACGCAGCTGCGCGAGATGCAGGACAGCGGCCTGGTCGAGATCGGCTCGCACAGCCACGACCTGCACCGGGGGGTGACCGGCAACCCCTTTGGCAACCAGATGCCCGCTGCGGTCACCCGTCTGTGGAATGCGGACACGGGCTACGAGTCCGATGCGGACTGGCACGCGCGCATCCATGCCGACCTCGCCACCAGCAGTGCGCTGATCGAGCGCCACACCGGTCGCGCGCCACGGGTGATGGTGTGGCCCTACGCCGCCTACAACCGCGCCGCCACCGATATCGCCCACGCGCTGGGCATGACCCTGTCGTTCGATCTCGAAGGCCGTTCACAGCAGGGCGACCTTGGCCAGCAGGGCGAGCGTGAGGCCGGCCAGGACTCGCTGGACAGCCTTGCGCGGCTGCTGATGCACCGCAATCCCGATGTGCGTGACTTCGCCGGCGAGCTGCGCCGCGATCTCTCGCGCGATGGCCTGCGGGCGATCCAGGTCGACCTCGACTATGTGCACGACGAGGATCCGGTGCAGATGGCGCGCAATCTCGATGCGCTGGTGCAACGCATCCACGAGATCCGCCCGAGCCATGTGTTCCTGCAGGCGTTCGCCGATCCCGATGGCGATGGCGCGGCGGATGCCCTGTACTTTCCCAACCGGCACCTGCCGGTGCGCGCGGATCTCTTCAGCCGCGTGGCCTGGCAGTTGCGCACGCGCGCGGGCGTGCGGGTGTTCGCGTGGCTTCCAGTGCTGGGCTACGAACTCGCCGACCCAGCACTGCAGCGCGAGCTGCGGATCGCCGCGCACGACCCGGCCGAGATTCCCCGGCTCGATCCTGCCGATCCGCGCGCGCTTGCGATCGTCGAGGACATCTATGCCGATCTCGCCCGCCACGCGCATTTCGACGGCCTGCTGTTCCATGACGATGCCTATCTGCGCGACGACGAGGTGCCTCACTACGGCGACGGGGTGCCGGCCCGCCGCACCGCAGGGCTGGTCGACTTCACCCTCGCGCTGAAGGCGTCCGCCGAGCGCTGGCGGCCGAAGCTCGTCACCGTGCGCAACCTGTTCGCACGACCGGTGCTGGAGCCGGAATCCGAAGCGTGGTTCGCGCAGCGCCTGGACGCGTTCCTGGAGGCCTACGACTTCACCGCGCTGATGGCGATGCCGCAGCTCGAGAACGCGGAGGATCCCGAACGCTGGATGCAGGCCCTGGTGGCCGCGGTCGCCACCACGCCGGGTGGGCTCGAACGCGCACTGTTCGAGCTGCAGACGATCGACTGGCGCAGTCAGCGACCGATCGCGCCGGATGTGCTGCGCAGCCAGGTGCGCGCACTGCTCGCCGCGGGCGTGCGCCACCTCGGTTACTACCCGGACGACTTCATCTCCGACCATCCGCCCCTGCCCGCCGCCCGTGAAGCAATGTCGGCACGCGAATTCCCCTACGTGGAGCATTGA
- the pgaC gene encoding poly-beta-1,6-N-acetyl-D-glucosamine synthase, translated as MDVYGFPLAAWLFNFAFFYPIVMAFFWMTGGIYYYLRRERGTPLPDAPPPLPDTPFASILVPCHNEQDHIVATITALSAQEYPDFEIIAVNDGSSDRTPELLDAMVADHPRLRVVHLAANQGKANALRIGTLAATSEYLVCIDADAALDRHAVRWLVGHLIDGPRVGAVTGNPRIRNRTTLLGRMQIGEFSAIIGLIKRAQRTYGRLFTISGVICAFRRTALHDVGYWSDRMVTEDIDISWRLQLAGWDIRYEPNALCWILMPETLRGLWSQRMRWASGGVEVLLRHGRDVLSWRRRRMWGVLAEYALSLTWAYVMLTIILLWVLGLLLPLPAPLQVETILPRWHGVVLASVCMLQFATSLVIERRYERGLARHFYWIIWYPMAFWAIGMVTAAIAFPRTLLGRRDRRALWTSPDRGARA; from the coding sequence TTGGACGTTTACGGGTTTCCGCTTGCCGCATGGCTGTTCAACTTCGCGTTCTTCTACCCGATCGTCATGGCCTTTTTCTGGATGACCGGCGGCATCTACTACTACCTGCGCCGCGAGCGTGGCACCCCACTGCCGGATGCACCGCCCCCACTGCCGGACACGCCGTTCGCTTCGATCCTGGTGCCCTGCCACAACGAGCAGGACCACATCGTGGCCACGATCACCGCGCTGTCGGCGCAGGAGTACCCGGACTTCGAAATCATCGCGGTCAATGACGGCAGCAGCGACCGCACCCCGGAGCTGCTCGATGCAATGGTCGCCGACCATCCGCGCCTGCGCGTGGTACACCTGGCCGCAAACCAGGGCAAGGCGAACGCGCTGCGCATCGGGACGCTGGCGGCGACCTCGGAGTACCTGGTGTGCATCGATGCCGATGCCGCGCTCGATCGGCACGCGGTGCGCTGGCTGGTCGGCCACCTGATCGACGGGCCACGCGTGGGGGCGGTCACCGGCAACCCTCGCATCCGCAACCGCACCACCCTGCTAGGCCGCATGCAGATCGGCGAGTTCTCCGCGATCATCGGCCTGATCAAGCGCGCGCAACGCACCTACGGTCGTCTGTTCACCATCTCCGGCGTGATCTGCGCGTTCCGGCGCACGGCACTGCACGACGTCGGCTACTGGAGCGACCGCATGGTGACCGAGGACATCGACATCTCCTGGCGGCTGCAGCTGGCCGGCTGGGACATCCGCTACGAACCCAACGCGCTGTGCTGGATCCTGATGCCCGAGACGCTGCGCGGGCTGTGGTCGCAACGGATGCGCTGGGCCAGCGGAGGCGTCGAGGTGCTGCTGCGCCACGGCCGCGACGTGCTGTCGTGGCGCCGGCGGCGGATGTGGGGCGTGCTTGCCGAATACGCGCTCAGCCTCACCTGGGCCTACGTGATGCTGACCATCATCCTGCTCTGGGTGCTCGGCCTGTTGCTGCCGTTGCCGGCCCCGTTGCAGGTCGAAACCATCCTGCCGCGCTGGCACGGGGTGGTGCTTGCCTCGGTGTGCATGCTGCAGTTCGCCACCAGCCTGGTGATCGAGCGCCGGTACGAACGCGGCCTGGCGCGGCACTTCTACTGGATCATCTGGTACCCGATGGCCTTCTGGGCGATCGGCATGGTGACCGCGGCGATCGCCTTCCCGCGCACCCTGCTCGGCCGCCGTGACCGGCGCGCGTTGTGGACCAGCCCGGATCGTGGAGCACGCGCATGA
- the pgaD gene encoding poly-beta-1,6-N-acetyl-D-glucosamine biosynthesis protein PgaD, producing the protein MTPPIIDHRHRRGPGRRAAGGAMTAAAWAVYAWLWAPLVTIIAWYVGIRTAWLQLYLRQDEVDLFVLASLPLIALACGTLLIGWAEYNRARFANADRRRRRTDVDDDSVRCALGATPMLATKLRDGRIVHVALDDDACPVAAQLGS; encoded by the coding sequence ATGACACCGCCGATCATCGACCACCGTCATCGCCGCGGGCCCGGCCGGCGTGCCGCCGGCGGTGCGATGACGGCCGCCGCATGGGCGGTGTACGCGTGGCTGTGGGCGCCGCTGGTGACGATAATCGCCTGGTATGTCGGCATCCGCACCGCGTGGCTGCAGCTGTACCTGCGCCAGGATGAGGTCGACCTGTTCGTGCTCGCCTCGCTGCCACTGATCGCGCTGGCGTGCGGTACGCTGCTGATCGGCTGGGCGGAGTACAACCGGGCCCGCTTCGCAAACGCCGACCGGCGCCGTCGCCGGACGGATGTGGATGACGACAGCGTGCGCTGCGCGCTTGGCGCCACGCCGATGCTGGCAACGAAGCTACGCGACGGGCGCATCGTCCACGTGGCGCTTGACGATGACGCGTGCCCCGTGGCCGCGCAACTGGGCAGCTGA
- the argH gene encoding argininosuccinate lyase: MSDLLWQKPGVAVDAQIQAFLAGDDVLLDREFFLHDIAASRAHAQGLQRIGILSADELQRLEAELDQLAADFGSGDFILDARYEDGHSAIEARLVERLGDAGKKVHTGRSRNDQVLVATRLWLKEKLARVATLSQQTARIALDRAQAEKDLPLPGYTHLQRAVVSSAGMWWAGWAEAFIDDARRALDTLALVDANPLGTAAGYGVNLPLDREHTTAALGFSRMQVSPIYAQLSRGKFELAALEALGSATLDLRRLAWDLSLFTAAEFGFVALPAQYTTGSSIMPNKRNPDVVELMRATHASVAAAHTEIEQLLSLPSGYHRDLQASKGAIFHGFGRGLAALELLPALLSNLEWKPGGMRAAMDAGMYATDVAVEQAAAGVPFRDAYRAAAASVEQAGEGRTPEASLAARVSPGAAADLRLDQLRARLDAL; encoded by the coding sequence ATGTCCGACCTCCTCTGGCAGAAACCCGGCGTCGCCGTCGACGCGCAGATCCAGGCCTTCCTCGCCGGCGACGATGTGCTGCTGGACCGCGAGTTCTTCCTGCACGATATCGCCGCCAGCCGCGCGCATGCGCAGGGCCTGCAGCGCATCGGCATCCTTTCGGCCGATGAACTGCAGAGGCTGGAAGCGGAACTCGACCAGCTCGCCGCCGACTTCGGCAGTGGCGATTTCATCCTCGATGCGCGCTACGAGGATGGTCATTCGGCGATCGAGGCGCGGCTGGTCGAGCGCCTCGGCGATGCCGGCAAGAAGGTCCACACCGGCCGCAGCCGCAACGACCAGGTCCTGGTCGCCACGCGCCTGTGGCTGAAGGAGAAGCTGGCTCGCGTGGCCACGCTTTCGCAGCAGACCGCCCGCATTGCGCTCGACCGCGCGCAGGCCGAAAAGGACCTGCCGCTGCCCGGCTACACCCACCTGCAGCGTGCGGTGGTGTCGTCGGCGGGGATGTGGTGGGCCGGCTGGGCGGAGGCGTTCATCGACGACGCCCGGCGTGCGCTCGACACGCTGGCGCTGGTCGACGCCAATCCGCTCGGCACTGCCGCCGGTTACGGCGTGAACCTGCCGCTGGACCGCGAGCACACCACCGCCGCGCTCGGCTTCTCACGCATGCAGGTCAGCCCGATCTACGCGCAGCTCTCGCGCGGCAAGTTCGAACTGGCCGCCCTGGAAGCTCTCGGCTCGGCCACCCTCGACCTGCGCCGCCTTGCCTGGGACCTGTCGCTGTTCACCGCGGCCGAATTCGGCTTCGTGGCCCTGCCGGCGCAGTACACCACCGGCAGCTCCATCATGCCGAACAAGCGCAACCCCGACGTCGTCGAACTGATGCGCGCCACCCACGCCAGCGTGGCCGCCGCGCACACCGAGATCGAACAGCTGCTGTCGCTGCCATCCGGCTACCACCGCGACCTGCAGGCGTCCAAGGGCGCGATCTTCCATGGCTTCGGTCGCGGCCTGGCCGCGCTGGAGCTGCTGCCGGCGCTGCTGTCCAACCTCGAATGGAAGCCCGGCGGCATGCGCGCGGCGATGGATGCCGGCATGTATGCCACCGACGTGGCGGTGGAGCAGGCCGCCGCCGGCGTTCCGTTCCGCGATGCCTACCGTGCCGCCGCGGCGTCGGTGGAGCAGGCCGGGGAGGGACGCACGCCGGAAGCCAGCCTCGCGGCGCGCGTGTCGCCCGGCGCGGCGGCGGACCTGCGCCTGGATCAACTGCGTGCGCGGCTGGATGCGCTGTAG
- the argC gene encoding N-acetyl-gamma-glutamyl-phosphate reductase: MSQSVRTVGIVGARGHTGAELIRLVHGHPSLELAFVSSRELDGQRVDAQVAGYAGELRYGNFDAEAVPGQGADAVVLALPNGKAAPFVAALDRDAPQTVVVDLSADYRFDDSWYYGLPELTRGRYDGQRRISNPGCYATGMQLAIAPLLGLLDGPVQAFGVSGYSGAGTTPSDRNNIELLRDNLMPYALAGHIHEREVTRQLATAVEFMPHVAAHFRGITLTVNAHLSAPVEVDALAARYRDRYADEPLVEIIDAAPWVSGIAGRHGARIGGFTASDDGRRVVVVATLDNLLKGAATQALQNLNLAFGLPETTGIPL, from the coding sequence ATGAGCCAATCCGTACGTACCGTCGGCATCGTCGGCGCACGCGGCCATACCGGCGCGGAGCTGATCCGGCTGGTCCACGGCCATCCGTCGCTGGAGCTTGCCTTCGTCTCGTCGCGCGAACTCGACGGCCAGCGCGTGGACGCGCAGGTCGCCGGCTACGCCGGTGAGCTGCGCTACGGCAACTTCGATGCCGAGGCCGTGCCCGGGCAGGGCGCGGATGCGGTGGTGCTGGCGCTGCCAAACGGCAAGGCCGCGCCATTCGTCGCCGCGCTCGACCGCGATGCGCCGCAGACGGTGGTGGTCGACCTGTCGGCCGACTACCGCTTCGACGACAGCTGGTATTACGGGCTGCCCGAGCTCACCCGCGGGCGTTATGACGGCCAGCGCCGGATCAGCAACCCCGGCTGCTACGCGACCGGGATGCAGCTGGCGATCGCGCCGCTGCTGGGCCTGCTGGACGGTCCCGTGCAGGCGTTCGGCGTGTCCGGTTATTCCGGTGCCGGGACCACGCCATCGGACCGCAACAACATCGAGCTGCTGCGCGACAACCTGATGCCGTATGCGCTGGCCGGGCATATCCACGAGCGCGAGGTGACGCGCCAGCTGGCGACTGCGGTGGAATTCATGCCGCATGTCGCCGCACACTTCCGTGGCATCACACTGACCGTCAATGCGCACCTGTCGGCTCCGGTGGAGGTGGATGCGCTCGCTGCGCGTTACCGCGACCGGTACGCGGACGAACCTCTGGTGGAGATCATCGACGCCGCGCCGTGGGTGAGCGGCATCGCCGGGCGCCATGGCGCACGGATCGGCGGCTTCACCGCGAGCGACGACGGCCGTCGCGTGGTGGTGGTCGCCACGCTGGACAACCTGCTCAAGGGTGCCGCCACCCAGGCGCTGCAGAACCTCAACCTCGCCTTCGGTCTCCCGGAGACCACGGGCATTCCGCTCTAG
- a CDS encoding acetylglutamate kinase has translation MQAHTQTRQTIVRLLSSMASAREISQYLKRFSQLDAKRFAVVKVGGAVLRDDLDALTSSLTFLQQVGLSPIVVHGAGPQLDAELSAAGIEKHTVNGLRVTTPESLAIVRRVFQASNLALVEALQQAGARATSITGGVFEADYLDRDTYGLVGEIRRVNLAPIEASLQAGSIPVIASLGETSGGQILNVNADFSANELVRVLQPYKIIFLTGTGGLLDEQGSVIDSINLSTEYEHLMAQDWISGGMRLKLEQIKGLLDDLPLTSSVSITRPDDLAKELFTHKGSGTLVRRGERVLRATDWSAFDLDRLRTLIESSFGRTLAPDYFERTRLLRAYVSENYRAAVILTAEGDYVYLDKFAVLDEAQGEGLGRAVWQVMHEETPQLFWRSRHDNQINIFYYAQSDGCYKQDAWKVFWYGTGDLEDIRYFVDHCAQRTPTLVG, from the coding sequence ATGCAAGCACATACCCAGACCCGCCAGACCATCGTCCGCCTGTTGTCGTCGATGGCGAGCGCGCGCGAGATCAGCCAGTACCTCAAGCGCTTCTCCCAGCTCGACGCCAAGCGGTTCGCGGTGGTGAAGGTGGGGGGCGCGGTATTGCGCGACGACCTCGATGCACTGACCTCGTCGCTGACCTTCCTGCAGCAGGTGGGCCTGAGCCCGATCGTCGTGCACGGCGCCGGCCCGCAGCTGGATGCGGAGCTGTCGGCCGCCGGCATTGAGAAGCACACCGTCAACGGCCTGCGGGTGACCACGCCGGAGTCGTTGGCCATCGTGCGCCGGGTGTTCCAGGCCTCCAACCTGGCACTGGTGGAGGCGTTGCAGCAGGCCGGTGCGCGCGCGACCTCGATCACCGGCGGCGTGTTCGAGGCCGACTATCTCGACCGCGACACCTACGGCCTGGTGGGCGAGATCCGCAGGGTCAACCTGGCGCCGATCGAGGCCAGCCTGCAGGCCGGGTCGATCCCGGTCATCGCAAGCCTCGGTGAGACCAGTGGCGGGCAGATCCTCAACGTCAACGCCGATTTCTCCGCCAACGAGCTGGTGCGGGTGCTGCAGCCGTACAAGATCATCTTCCTCACCGGCACCGGCGGGTTGCTCGACGAGCAGGGCAGCGTGATCGACTCGATCAACCTGTCGACCGAGTACGAACACCTGATGGCGCAGGACTGGATCAGCGGCGGGATGCGGCTGAAGCTGGAGCAGATCAAGGGGCTGCTCGACGACCTGCCGCTGACCTCGTCGGTCTCCATCACCCGCCCGGATGATCTCGCCAAGGAGCTGTTCACCCACAAGGGCTCGGGCACGCTGGTGCGCCGCGGCGAGCGCGTGCTGCGTGCGACCGACTGGAGCGCCTTCGACCTCGACCGGCTGCGCACGCTGATCGAGTCGAGCTTCGGCCGCACGCTGGCGCCTGACTATTTCGAGCGCACCCGTCTGCTGCGCGCCTATGTCAGCGAGAACTACCGTGCCGCGGTCATCCTCACCGCTGAGGGCGACTACGTGTATCTCGACAAGTTCGCGGTGCTCGACGAGGCGCAGGGCGAGGGCCTGGGGCGCGCGGTGTGGCAGGTGATGCACGAGGAGACGCCGCAGCTGTTCTGGCGCTCGCGCCACGACAACCAGATCAATATCTTCTATTACGCGCAGTCCGACGGCTGCTACAAGCAGGATGCGTGGAAGGTGTTCTGGTACGGCACCGGCGATCTCGAAGACATCCGCTATTTCGTCGACCATTGCGCGCAGCGCACGCCGACCCTCGTCGGCTGA
- a CDS encoding acetylornithine deacetylase yields the protein MSNLLDSTLTHLERLVSFDTRNPPRAIDTGGIFDYIRAQLADFRVEVTDHGDGAVSLFAVRGQPRVLFNVHLDTVPDSPHWSADPLRLRVRGRRAIGLGACDIKGAAAGLIAAARATRGAAAFLFTSDEEANDPRGIAAFLERDHGFAEAVIAEPTRCEAVLAHRGISSVRLQFRGAAGHASGANALEASALHQAMRWGASALDFVEAQAHQRFGGLTGLRFNVGRVEGGIKANVIAPHAEVRFGFRPLPSQDIDVLHSTFGGFVTTGALDRYEETFRGPPLPAGNVAEAEERRLEARDLADALGLPVGNAVDFWTEASLFSQAGMTAIVYGPGDIAQAHTADEWVSLSELETYAESIVRILGGAAGSAADPRR from the coding sequence ATGAGCAATCTTCTCGACAGCACCCTGACGCACCTGGAACGGCTGGTGTCCTTCGACACCCGCAATCCCCCGCGGGCCATCGATACCGGTGGAATCTTCGACTACATCCGCGCGCAGCTGGCGGATTTCCGCGTCGAGGTGACCGACCACGGTGACGGCGCGGTGTCGCTGTTCGCGGTGCGCGGGCAGCCCCGGGTACTGTTCAACGTGCACCTGGACACCGTGCCGGACTCGCCGCACTGGAGCGCCGACCCGCTGCGCCTTCGCGTGCGTGGCCGCCGCGCCATCGGCCTGGGCGCCTGCGACATCAAGGGCGCGGCTGCGGGGCTGATCGCGGCCGCGCGGGCCACCCGCGGGGCGGCCGCATTCCTGTTCACCAGCGACGAGGAAGCGAACGATCCGCGCGGCATCGCCGCGTTCCTGGAACGCGACCACGGCTTCGCCGAAGCGGTGATCGCCGAGCCGACGCGCTGCGAAGCGGTGCTCGCGCATCGCGGCATCAGTTCGGTGCGGCTGCAGTTCCGCGGTGCGGCCGGGCATGCATCCGGCGCCAATGCGCTCGAGGCCAGCGCGCTGCACCAGGCGATGCGCTGGGGCGCGAGCGCGCTCGATTTCGTCGAGGCACAGGCGCACCAGCGGTTCGGTGGCCTGACCGGCCTGCGCTTCAACGTCGGCCGCGTGGAAGGCGGCATCAAGGCCAACGTCATCGCTCCGCATGCCGAGGTGCGCTTCGGCTTCAGGCCGCTGCCGTCGCAGGACATCGATGTGCTGCACAGCACGTTCGGCGGCTTCGTCACCACCGGCGCGCTCGATCGCTACGAGGAAACCTTCCGCGGTCCGCCGCTGCCGGCCGGCAACGTCGCCGAAGCCGAGGAGCGCCGGCTGGAAGCACGCGACCTCGCCGACGCGCTCGGCCTGCCCGTTGGAAATGCGGTGGACTTCTGGACCGAGGCCTCGCTGTTCTCGCAGGCGGGGATGACCGCGATCGTCTACGGGCCCGGCGACATCGCCCAGGCGCACACGGCGGACGAGTGGGTGTCGTTGAGCGAGCTCGAGACCTACGCGGAATCGATCGTGCGGATCCTGGGTGGTGCGGCCGGTTCTGCCGCGGATCCACGCCGATGA